A genomic segment from Pseudomonas sp. S09G 359 encodes:
- the secE gene encoding preprotein translocase subunit SecE yields the protein MTPKAEAQSSRFDLVKWLAVVALVVVGVVGNQYYSASPILYRVLALLALAAVAAFVGLQTAKGKSFAVLVKEARTEIRKVVWPTRQETTQTTLIVVAVVLVMALLLWGLDSLLGWLVSLIVG from the coding sequence ATGACTCCTAAGGCTGAAGCTCAAAGCTCTCGTTTCGATCTCGTCAAGTGGCTCGCTGTGGTCGCATTGGTGGTCGTAGGCGTTGTTGGCAATCAGTACTACTCTGCTTCGCCGATCCTGTACCGCGTACTCGCTTTGCTCGCCCTTGCTGCTGTAGCTGCCTTTGTAGGCCTGCAGACTGCCAAAGGCAAGTCTTTCGCGGTCCTGGTAAAGGAAGCTCGCACCGAAATCCGTAAAGTCGTTTGGCCGACTCGCCAAGAAACCACGCAGACCACGTTGATTGTTGTGGCTGTTGTTCTGGTTATGGCGTTGCTGTTGTGGGGGCTTGATTCCCTGCTCGGCTGGCTTGTTTCCTTGATTGTTGGCTAA
- a CDS encoding pantothenate kinase, whose product MILELDCGNSFIKWRVLDSDRASAFEGVAGSDIALIESLLALPGLLLTRCRLVSVRALEETDKLIGALVEAFGVVVSCAASAREMGGVRNGYEDFERLGLDRWLAMLGGFKLASGACLVLDFGTAATADFIAADGEHLGGFICPGMPLMRNQLRTHTRKIRYDDAAAERALERLSPGRTTVEAVERGCTLMLRGFVLTQLELARNYWGDDFSVFLTGGDADLVSDAVPQARLVPDLIFVGLAMACPLS is encoded by the coding sequence ATGATTCTTGAGCTCGACTGTGGGAATAGCTTTATCAAATGGCGAGTACTTGATTCGGATCGAGCGAGCGCCTTTGAAGGTGTTGCTGGTTCGGACATCGCATTAATTGAAAGTCTGCTGGCCCTGCCTGGGCTGTTGCTGACGCGTTGCCGGTTGGTGAGCGTGCGTGCGCTGGAGGAAACGGACAAGCTGATTGGTGCTTTGGTAGAGGCTTTTGGTGTTGTCGTTTCCTGCGCCGCTTCCGCTCGCGAAATGGGTGGTGTGCGCAATGGCTACGAAGATTTCGAGCGCCTTGGTCTGGATCGCTGGCTGGCTATGCTGGGTGGGTTCAAGTTGGCATCGGGCGCTTGTCTGGTGCTTGATTTCGGTACAGCCGCGACTGCAGATTTTATTGCCGCAGATGGCGAGCATTTGGGCGGCTTCATTTGCCCGGGTATGCCCCTCATGCGTAACCAGCTGCGCACGCACACGCGCAAGATACGTTACGACGATGCTGCTGCTGAAAGGGCCCTGGAGCGTCTCTCCCCGGGTCGCACCACCGTAGAGGCGGTCGAGCGCGGCTGTACGTTGATGCTCAGGGGCTTTGTGCTGACTCAGCTGGAATTGGCCCGCAATTACTGGGGCGATGACTTCAGCGTATTTCTGACGGGGGGAGACGCAGATTTGGTGTCGGATGCGGTACCGCAGGCTCGCCTTGTGCCTGATCTGATTTTTGTCGGGTTGGCGATGGCGTGCCCTTTGTCTTGA